In Vibrio bathopelagicus, one DNA window encodes the following:
- a CDS encoding ADP-ribosylglycohydrolase family protein has product MDNHKERAFYAVVGALVGDAASMGLHWLYDQERILHVAGFEPEFRSPNQFDYQDKGHFAHQGKTAGDQSQYGAQLLAMVDSLVDNQQYDEASYIKHFRFWFDFGGSWQGYIDKATRMSLLNIHQLELANAPITACGADDTQLPAVSKIIPLVACTYTSHTLPAMVESAVRVTNNNDKAVEWAQAITLLIQAAIQGNSPLQSVEMVRQTCSKFIHDQIDEALAEPELSITEAAKKFGLHCELNAAFPLLIRIIAGAQSFKQGIRDNILCGGDSCGRAIVIGAVLAACFYEEEGGIPTEWLNQVDLNGGVLSLPIE; this is encoded by the coding sequence ATGGACAATCATAAAGAGAGAGCTTTTTACGCCGTTGTCGGCGCATTGGTTGGAGACGCCGCTTCCATGGGGCTGCATTGGTTGTATGACCAAGAGAGGATCTTACACGTGGCTGGTTTCGAGCCAGAATTTCGCTCACCGAACCAGTTCGATTATCAAGACAAAGGCCACTTCGCACACCAAGGAAAAACCGCTGGCGACCAATCGCAATACGGTGCTCAGTTATTGGCGATGGTCGATAGCCTAGTCGACAATCAACAATACGATGAAGCAAGTTATATCAAACATTTCCGATTCTGGTTTGATTTTGGTGGTAGTTGGCAAGGCTACATAGATAAAGCGACGCGCATGAGCTTGTTGAACATCCATCAATTAGAATTAGCAAATGCCCCTATTACAGCGTGTGGCGCAGACGATACACAGCTCCCTGCAGTATCAAAGATCATTCCATTAGTGGCGTGTACTTACACTTCTCACACCTTACCAGCAATGGTCGAAAGCGCGGTTCGAGTCACTAATAACAACGACAAAGCCGTGGAGTGGGCGCAAGCCATCACCCTGCTGATTCAAGCCGCGATTCAAGGTAATTCGCCGTTGCAGTCGGTAGAAATGGTGCGACAAACTTGTAGCAAGTTCATACACGATCAAATAGATGAAGCTTTAGCTGAGCCCGAACTTTCAATAACCGAAGCCGCAAAAAAATTTGGATTGCATTGTGAACTGAATGCCGCGTTCCCATTGCTGATTCGCATCATTGCTGGCGCTCAAAGCTTTAAACAAGGCATTCGCGACAATATCTTATGTGGCGGTGATAGCTGTGGCCGCGCGATCGTGATTGGCGCGGTCTTAGCGGCCTGTTTCTACGAAGAAGAGGGTGGAATTCCAACGGAATGGCTAAACCAAGTCGACCTCAATGGCGGTGTATTGTCTTTGCCTATTGAGTGA
- a CDS encoding TonB-dependent siderophore receptor, with translation MESPVNSTIKLSALCIAIASAFSSPVIAEENTSHFDEVVVWGTRVSSNTESIIAGDMSLKQADHMSDLLREIPGVDVGGTHSVNQRITIRGLSETDLDIRLDGASQHANMFHHIGNLTLNPDILKSADIQVGNNSVTQNGLGGSVLFETKDAKDLLRYDESFGARIYGGYATNSSQQGSLTVYGLLSDNVDAMLYSHYMSRDNFEDGDGNETFGSEGDVYNILGKIGFEPSDLHRFELSYDLYRDSGDYSPRPDMSGGANEGLSSDILIPTDYDRDTITASYELRGESHQGNVTLYNTETEIKRDESVMAPRWPSNRLSNNTAKNQNFGLNAKFQSEYRLMSFDNIATYGFDYMDKSSSSYYGSSKFMDESAISTALFVEDQFYFTQAFSITAGVRFDDYQRKAETGNDDFDDMTWSLATQLDMTQDWTLFASTRSLFKGPELMETFIAYQDAAFLADDIKAETGQNTQGGVRFDKRLDNHFIGANLTVFQTNIDDYIAEEYQPANQSYLIYNLGDVEIKGFEASLSYGYEMFNSKLSYARSDTKNKDTGGAVAGGNGRSIDMGDSITLTLDYQSEALETIFGWNSMFVKDEDNVFDGQPIKEGYDVHNLYAQWVPSNVDGLSVTFGIDNVFDEQYTSHASRSGTARGFTLDDYEPGRNYKLSAAYQF, from the coding sequence ATGGAAAGCCCAGTCAACTCAACAATCAAGCTTTCAGCCCTCTGTATTGCCATTGCCAGCGCGTTCAGCAGCCCTGTGATTGCAGAGGAGAACACATCGCACTTTGATGAAGTGGTAGTGTGGGGAACGAGAGTGTCTAGCAACACCGAATCGATCATTGCCGGTGACATGTCACTCAAACAAGCTGACCACATGTCAGATCTGTTGCGTGAAATCCCAGGTGTTGATGTTGGGGGTACGCACTCGGTGAACCAACGAATTACTATTCGTGGACTAAGTGAAACTGACTTAGACATTCGACTGGATGGCGCTTCTCAACACGCAAACATGTTTCACCATATTGGTAATCTGACCTTAAACCCGGACATCTTGAAGTCAGCGGATATCCAAGTGGGTAATAACTCGGTCACGCAAAATGGGTTAGGTGGCTCAGTACTGTTTGAAACCAAAGATGCCAAAGACTTGCTTCGTTACGACGAGAGTTTTGGCGCTCGTATTTATGGCGGCTACGCGACCAACTCAAGCCAGCAAGGTTCATTAACTGTGTATGGTTTGCTGTCAGATAACGTCGATGCCATGCTTTACAGCCATTACATGAGCCGTGATAACTTCGAAGACGGTGACGGCAATGAAACCTTTGGCTCAGAAGGGGATGTTTACAACATTTTAGGTAAGATTGGCTTTGAGCCAAGTGACTTACACCGCTTTGAACTTTCTTATGATCTGTATCGTGATAGTGGTGATTACAGCCCGCGCCCTGATATGTCAGGTGGTGCTAACGAAGGCTTATCTAGCGACATCCTTATTCCAACTGATTACGACCGTGACACTATTACGGCAAGTTATGAGCTACGTGGCGAAAGTCATCAAGGTAACGTGACCTTGTACAACACGGAGACTGAGATTAAGCGTGATGAAAGCGTTATGGCACCACGTTGGCCATCGAATCGTTTATCCAATAACACCGCTAAGAACCAAAACTTTGGCTTGAATGCTAAGTTCCAATCGGAGTACCGCTTAATGTCGTTTGATAATATCGCGACCTATGGTTTTGATTATATGGACAAGTCATCAAGTAGCTATTACGGCAGCAGTAAATTTATGGACGAGTCAGCAATTTCAACCGCACTTTTTGTTGAAGATCAGTTCTACTTTACCCAAGCCTTTTCTATCACCGCGGGCGTCCGTTTTGATGATTATCAACGTAAAGCTGAAACCGGTAACGACGATTTTGACGACATGACATGGTCGTTGGCAACACAATTGGATATGACTCAAGATTGGACGCTGTTTGCCAGTACGCGCTCGCTGTTCAAAGGCCCAGAGTTGATGGAAACCTTTATTGCTTATCAAGATGCTGCGTTCTTAGCTGACGACATCAAGGCCGAAACAGGACAGAACACGCAAGGTGGTGTGCGCTTCGACAAACGTTTAGATAACCACTTTATCGGCGCAAACTTAACTGTGTTCCAAACCAATATCGATGATTACATTGCCGAAGAGTACCAGCCTGCAAACCAGAGTTACCTGATTTACAACTTAGGTGACGTTGAGATAAAAGGTTTCGAAGCTAGCTTGTCTTATGGCTACGAGATGTTTAACAGCAAGCTCTCTTACGCGCGCTCAGATACGAAAAACAAAGACACAGGCGGTGCTGTCGCGGGTGGTAATGGTCGCAGCATTGATATGGGTGACAGCATCACGCTAACGCTCGACTATCAGTCTGAAGCTCTTGAGACTATCTTTGGATGGAACTCAATGTTTGTTAAAGATGAAGACAATGTATTCGATGGTCAGCCGATCAAAGAAGGCTATGACGTTCATAACCTGTATGCTCAGTGGGTGCCATCAAATGTGGATGGATTGTCTGTCACCTTTGGTATCGATAACGTGTTTGATGAGCAATACACCTCACACGCGTCTCGTTCGGGTACCGCAAGAGGCTTTACCTTGGATGACTATGAACCAGGTCGTAACTACAAGCTTTCCGCTGCTTATCAATTCTAG
- a CDS encoding helix-turn-helix domain-containing protein codes for MIIIRKHDRVVIYKCTDDLLMQKRIGVMRNGQMSEVTSEQAKLTETTVAKANVIVKKSTLTKKVALTKKLEQTEKQIIVTQGQTKQTSLAEGKFLSYQYNDQIFVHGGRCIELVDSNIVSTAHSAILITILLEGKLTFGYDDLEFDLDASTGPQGVVVNLAKPANFRRSLIQGNKMNKVNILVKPQWVEPRLSDHCSSKSFLDSHKAFYELELNPDIIQLTNTLTSQATPTNFQDKLVVETLTQQLLALTLSQMPIQCCQQCTSDDDLISATSADLGFTSYNTNSSENIEKPNTSKTFDAKIEDIISYIEINLDQQLSLESIASQFSMSISNLQRRFKQSYNLTINGYIRQRRLDIARQHLERGLVSITEAAYEAGYQHPSNFTSAFKKAFGVPPHALAKNSVSRTS; via the coding sequence ATGATAATAATTCGCAAACATGATAGGGTTGTAATTTATAAATGCACAGATGATTTGCTTATGCAGAAACGCATAGGTGTTATGAGGAACGGTCAAATGAGTGAAGTAACGTCAGAGCAAGCTAAACTTACCGAAACGACTGTGGCGAAAGCGAATGTGATAGTCAAAAAGTCTACATTAACCAAGAAAGTCGCTCTCACCAAAAAGCTAGAACAGACTGAAAAGCAGATCATCGTAACGCAAGGCCAAACCAAGCAAACGTCACTTGCTGAGGGAAAATTCCTTTCTTACCAATACAACGACCAGATATTCGTGCATGGCGGTCGTTGTATTGAATTGGTCGACAGCAACATCGTATCGACCGCTCACTCCGCCATCCTGATTACGATTCTTCTTGAAGGAAAACTCACCTTTGGCTACGACGACCTGGAGTTCGATCTCGATGCCAGTACGGGGCCACAAGGTGTGGTGGTCAATCTTGCGAAACCGGCTAACTTTAGACGCTCTTTAATCCAAGGCAACAAGATGAATAAGGTAAACATCTTGGTTAAGCCACAATGGGTAGAGCCTCGTTTAAGCGATCACTGTTCTAGCAAATCATTCCTAGATTCACACAAGGCGTTTTACGAATTAGAGCTAAATCCTGACATCATTCAACTGACGAACACATTAACCAGTCAAGCGACACCGACTAATTTTCAAGACAAGTTAGTAGTAGAAACACTCACCCAACAATTGCTCGCGCTAACCCTGTCGCAGATGCCCATTCAATGTTGTCAGCAGTGTACTTCCGACGATGACCTCATAAGTGCAACTAGCGCAGACCTAGGCTTCACTTCATACAATACAAACTCGAGTGAAAATATTGAGAAGCCCAATACATCAAAAACATTCGATGCCAAAATTGAGGACATCATCAGCTATATTGAAATCAACCTAGATCAACAGCTCAGCCTTGAAAGCATCGCGAGTCAATTCTCGATGAGTATCTCCAATTTACAACGTCGATTTAAGCAGTCTTATAATCTAACCATCAACGGCTATATTCGCCAGCGACGCCTAGATATCGCGCGACAGCACTTAGAGCGCGGCTTGGTTTCGATAACCGAAGCAGCCTATGAGGCGGGTTACCAGCACCCTTCTAATTTCACCAGTGCCTTTAAGAAAGCCTTTGGTGTTCCACCCCATGCGCTTGCCAAAAACTCAGTATCAAGAACGAGTTAA
- a CDS encoding LysR family transcriptional regulator: MRHLKAFHIFHVAAHSSSYSEAAEKLNITHGAVSKQIKVLENHLSHALFYKQGRNVCLTKEGELLKGYTKQAFQALETGVHKLNQLNHQALEVSCEPTLTMRWLMPRLGDFYNESGIDVRLSTAGGPVTLGATGLDMAIRRDDFNLAEHYKKIPLVEEWVGPVFSPDYWQQVKDKLADVKLLHSSTRPNAWSHWASITKDSELDSRIVSQAISNQTFAHFYFCFQAAVDGLGAALGSYPLVVDDLNRGNLIAPFGFVPSGHQYILLTQDDNLDKPENPFVVWLKNELSQCVPALNSQ, from the coding sequence ATGAGACATTTGAAAGCATTTCATATTTTCCACGTAGCAGCGCATTCGAGCAGTTACAGTGAAGCGGCAGAAAAGCTAAACATTACCCATGGAGCGGTGAGTAAGCAGATTAAGGTATTGGAAAATCACCTATCCCACGCCTTGTTCTATAAACAGGGTAGGAATGTGTGTCTCACTAAAGAGGGTGAACTACTCAAAGGTTATACAAAGCAAGCGTTTCAAGCATTGGAGACTGGAGTCCATAAGCTTAATCAGCTGAATCATCAAGCGTTGGAAGTCTCGTGTGAACCCACATTGACCATGCGTTGGTTAATGCCTCGACTCGGTGACTTTTATAACGAATCCGGAATTGATGTTCGCTTGTCTACCGCGGGTGGACCTGTGACATTAGGAGCGACTGGGCTCGATATGGCAATTCGCCGAGACGACTTTAACTTAGCTGAGCACTACAAAAAGATACCGCTAGTCGAAGAATGGGTTGGCCCAGTGTTCTCGCCTGATTACTGGCAACAAGTCAAAGACAAGCTAGCCGATGTGAAACTGCTACATAGCAGCACGCGACCAAACGCTTGGAGCCACTGGGCATCCATCACCAAAGATAGCGAATTGGATAGCAGAATAGTGTCGCAAGCTATTTCAAACCAGACCTTTGCGCACTTCTATTTTTGTTTTCAAGCTGCCGTTGATGGGCTAGGTGCAGCTCTTGGTTCTTATCCTTTGGTGGTTGATGATTTGAATAGAGGTAACTTAATCGCCCCCTTTGGCTTTGTTCCTTCCGGTCATCAGTACATATTGCTTACACAAGATGACAACCTTGATAAACCCGAAAACCCGTTTGTGGTTTGGCTGAAGAATGAGTTATCACAATGTGTTCCAGCTTTAAATAGCCAATAA
- a CDS encoding LysE family translocator produces the protein MEWLSLAVLGLLIVISPGADFVLVLKNSVNQGRQAGIWTAIGVSLAICVHISYSMLGISYLISQNEQLFDIIRYAGAAYLIYLGLKGILSTDNKLAPLEGTRQSTSVWRYLAQGFLCNVLNPKTMLFFLSIFSQVISPDAENQHVALGYGLYMIVLHGLWFGIVAMLFTSKTLQKHLLKAKKRLNQACGVGLVSFGLALALK, from the coding sequence ATGGAGTGGTTGAGCCTAGCAGTATTGGGACTACTAATTGTTATAAGCCCTGGAGCTGATTTTGTTTTAGTTTTGAAAAACAGTGTCAATCAAGGAAGACAAGCAGGGATTTGGACGGCGATAGGTGTGAGTTTAGCCATTTGTGTTCACATCAGTTATTCAATGCTTGGAATCAGTTACTTAATCTCACAGAATGAGCAGCTGTTTGACATAATCAGATACGCAGGTGCAGCCTACCTTATTTATCTAGGACTAAAAGGTATCTTGAGTACGGACAACAAGCTTGCACCTTTGGAAGGAACAAGGCAAAGCACCAGTGTTTGGCGCTATTTAGCACAAGGCTTTTTGTGTAACGTGCTGAATCCAAAAACCATGTTGTTCTTCTTAAGCATTTTCAGCCAAGTCATCTCACCCGATGCTGAGAACCAGCATGTCGCTCTCGGTTATGGGTTGTACATGATAGTTCTTCATGGATTGTGGTTTGGAATTGTCGCAATGTTGTTTACTTCAAAGACTTTGCAAAAACACTTGTTGAAAGCCAAGAAAAGGCTCAATCAAGCGTGTGGAGTTGGATTGGTATCTTTTGGCTTAGCGCTAGCATTAAAATAA
- a CDS encoding VirK/YbjX family protein, with amino-acid sequence MQNFRQIVELSNAVHPNTKGLTRIKKNLRFTLWGVMNPKIIRKVYQLKEKNNLSTLLEKNPKIFEKPLKPFICVGIKPKTRASLLHSHFELLEQTFGSNTVHLHLSNFELLIFADRNGDEFRIETFSGESREGSLGIRLLEANTGLTIYSVTFNISDNNGCRTMHIGCLQGTNKRITSSQDKIKELTRSLHGLRPKSLMVELAIMFANYMKVDDILAVSNKGHIYQAMRYIGSKRGAITFDYDTLWTENGASLVDKHWFSLPIKPLRKDTDTLKKTKRRLYTKRYDWLKQTEAQLISRLNDIKSAPKLH; translated from the coding sequence GTGCAAAATTTTCGTCAAATCGTTGAGCTTTCAAATGCTGTACACCCGAATACCAAAGGTTTAACCCGAATCAAGAAAAATCTGCGCTTTACACTATGGGGAGTTATGAACCCAAAGATCATTCGAAAAGTGTATCAGCTTAAAGAGAAAAACAATCTATCAACCCTTCTAGAGAAGAATCCGAAGATCTTTGAAAAGCCACTAAAACCATTCATTTGTGTAGGAATCAAGCCTAAAACACGTGCTTCGTTGCTGCATTCTCACTTCGAACTTTTAGAACAAACATTTGGTTCAAATACAGTGCATCTGCACCTTTCTAACTTTGAGCTTCTGATCTTTGCAGATAGAAATGGGGATGAGTTCAGGATTGAGACTTTCTCGGGAGAATCTCGTGAAGGCTCTTTGGGGATCCGACTCCTCGAGGCAAATACTGGGCTAACTATTTACTCGGTCACCTTCAATATCTCTGATAATAATGGGTGTCGCACCATGCACATCGGCTGCCTACAGGGTACCAACAAGCGAATCACCAGCAGCCAAGATAAGATCAAAGAGCTAACGCGTTCGTTACACGGGCTAAGACCAAAATCACTGATGGTTGAACTAGCAATTATGTTTGCTAATTACATGAAGGTTGATGATATTTTAGCGGTTTCGAATAAAGGTCATATCTACCAAGCGATGCGCTATATCGGCTCTAAACGTGGTGCAATAACATTTGATTACGACACACTATGGACTGAGAATGGCGCCTCTTTGGTCGATAAACATTGGTTTTCCTTGCCCATTAAGCCTCTTCGTAAAGACACTGACACATTGAAAAAGACCAAACGTCGCTTGTACACAAAACGCTATGATTGGCTTAAGCAAACTGAAGCGCAGCTCATTTCACGGTTAAACGACATTAAATCTGCTCCCAAGTTACATTAA
- a CDS encoding DUF1501 domain-containing protein, producing MKNTNSSQSNKPQNNGPQSINRRQFMGIAAAVGMSAMLPFPSFAKTRSDNIFIWISLRGAMDGLNVVVPYADPDYSELRPNIGLKPDQLLKLDNFFGLHPSLKQCHQWYESKELSFVHACSTAYRERSHFDGQKILENGTSDPFNTHGWLNRLLTLSSEKYDGIAIDSGLPLIMQGESTVASWYPNRLKTRDKQTELLEELFQSDQMLSANFESVMKIDELVGDQGVGKQFKSLMGKTGDILSADNGPNIAALELGGWDTHANQGIVNGRLSTQLKTLDAGLAALKDSLGSRWNNTVIIAASEFGRTAKENGTKGTDHGTGNVMLVAGGAMANKASNVSSTGSSGGQVIANWPGLSPKDLYQGRDLKPTTDMRGVIKGVLGQHLSIKTKQLDTIFPDSEMIKPLDII from the coding sequence ATGAAAAATACGAATAGTTCTCAGAGTAATAAGCCACAGAATAACGGCCCACAAAGTATCAATCGTCGTCAGTTTATGGGCATTGCTGCAGCGGTTGGTATGAGTGCAATGTTGCCATTTCCAAGTTTTGCCAAAACACGCTCAGACAATATCTTTATTTGGATATCACTGCGTGGCGCGATGGATGGGTTAAATGTTGTGGTGCCTTATGCTGATCCTGATTATTCAGAACTAAGACCGAATATCGGTTTGAAGCCCGATCAGCTATTGAAGTTAGATAACTTCTTTGGATTGCATCCGTCTCTAAAACAATGCCACCAATGGTACGAAAGCAAAGAGCTCAGCTTCGTTCACGCGTGTTCAACCGCCTACCGAGAACGCTCACATTTTGATGGACAGAAGATACTAGAAAACGGTACTTCCGATCCCTTTAATACGCATGGATGGCTTAACCGCTTACTCACGTTAAGCTCAGAAAAGTATGATGGAATAGCAATTGATTCAGGCTTGCCGTTAATCATGCAAGGTGAATCTACAGTAGCCAGTTGGTATCCAAACCGCTTAAAAACACGCGACAAACAAACCGAGCTACTTGAAGAACTTTTTCAGAGTGACCAAATGCTGTCTGCCAATTTCGAAAGTGTAATGAAGATAGATGAGTTGGTGGGCGATCAAGGCGTTGGCAAGCAATTTAAGTCATTGATGGGAAAAACGGGCGATATTTTATCTGCGGATAACGGACCAAACATCGCTGCTTTAGAGCTTGGTGGTTGGGATACTCACGCGAATCAAGGCATCGTAAATGGTAGATTGAGCACCCAACTTAAAACTCTGGATGCAGGATTAGCGGCTCTTAAGGACTCGTTAGGTTCACGCTGGAATAACACAGTGATTATCGCCGCCAGTGAATTTGGTCGAACAGCGAAGGAAAACGGTACAAAAGGCACCGATCATGGAACTGGTAATGTCATGTTGGTTGCTGGTGGGGCTATGGCTAACAAGGCTTCAAACGTATCGAGTACAGGTAGCTCTGGGGGGCAAGTTATTGCAAACTGGCCGGGATTAAGCCCAAAGGATCTGTATCAAGGGCGAGATCTCAAACCAACGACTGATATGCGAGGTGTAATTAAAGGTGTACTTGGTCAACACCTATCTATAAAAACGAAGCAGCTAGACACCATCTTCCCTGATAGTGAAATGATAAAGCCACTGGATATCATCTAG
- a CDS encoding DUF1800 domain-containing protein: MNYYPTSKILGEQRFGFGPKLGQTVYYSPLEQLDKKPFIHQSIQALPTTESILITVGENREERKKAKGDEQKMQTMKKEAQSFLRTHYRQQSQARHLQSVETPYGFQERIIQFWSNHFAISVDNRKLMPLAASIENDVVREHWNGNFSDMLMASSKHPAMLLYLDNQLSIGPNSKVGKRRNKGLNENLAREILELHTLGVNGSYTQQDVIALAKSISGWGIKFKSPDAGFRFANNLHEPGSITLLGKSYSQKGISQGESCLQMLATHENTAKHLVDKLCQHFIGDTPKELSEQMVAIYLKGEGELQPVYRLLLESTEANEPKPNRFRPPKEWLFAVLRSADIPLNDKQALNTLNTLGQPPFKPGSPAGWSDQDRDYNSPSALTQRMQVANRLASIAIKSAKSSGEKPKAVVDNVIAALYGDAIDEHTQIVLNKADSAAMQLSLLWLSPQFQYR, encoded by the coding sequence ATGAATTATTACCCGACTTCAAAAATCCTGGGTGAGCAGAGATTTGGTTTTGGCCCTAAATTAGGCCAGACAGTCTATTATTCCCCTTTGGAACAGTTGGATAAAAAGCCATTTATTCATCAGTCCATTCAAGCTTTACCCACAACGGAATCTATCCTGATAACCGTTGGTGAAAATCGTGAAGAGCGAAAGAAAGCCAAGGGTGACGAGCAAAAGATGCAAACCATGAAGAAAGAGGCGCAGTCCTTTCTTCGAACTCATTACCGGCAACAATCTCAAGCTCGCCATCTGCAAAGTGTTGAAACGCCTTATGGTTTTCAAGAGCGCATTATTCAATTTTGGAGCAATCACTTCGCCATCTCGGTCGACAATCGAAAGCTGATGCCCTTAGCTGCAAGTATTGAAAATGATGTGGTTCGCGAGCATTGGAATGGTAATTTCAGCGACATGCTGATGGCTTCTTCTAAACATCCTGCGATGCTTCTTTATCTCGACAATCAACTCTCTATTGGACCAAATTCAAAAGTTGGAAAGCGCCGCAATAAGGGGCTAAATGAGAACCTCGCTCGTGAGATCTTAGAACTCCACACACTCGGCGTTAACGGTTCTTACACTCAGCAAGATGTCATTGCCTTAGCAAAATCTATTTCAGGCTGGGGCATTAAATTCAAATCTCCTGATGCTGGTTTTCGATTCGCCAATAACCTGCATGAGCCAGGAAGTATCACCTTACTTGGAAAGTCCTATTCCCAAAAAGGTATCTCGCAAGGTGAGTCGTGTTTACAAATGCTAGCAACACATGAAAACACAGCCAAACACTTAGTTGATAAGTTATGTCAGCACTTTATTGGTGACACGCCTAAAGAGCTCTCAGAACAAATGGTCGCGATATATCTAAAAGGTGAAGGCGAGTTACAGCCTGTTTATCGTTTGTTACTGGAGAGCACAGAGGCAAATGAACCCAAACCCAATCGGTTCAGACCACCGAAAGAGTGGCTATTTGCGGTACTTCGCAGTGCTGACATTCCTCTTAATGATAAGCAGGCACTGAATACCCTCAATACACTAGGCCAACCACCTTTTAAACCGGGTTCACCTGCCGGATGGTCGGATCAAGACCGAGATTACAACAGCCCATCGGCATTGACCCAACGTATGCAAGTGGCGAATAGGCTCGCTTCAATCGCGATAAAGTCAGCGAAATCTTCAGGTGAAAAACCAAAGGCAGTAGTGGATAACGTGATCGCAGCTTTATACGGCGATGCGATTGATGAACACACCCAAATTGTATTGAACAAAGCCGACAGTGCCGCAATGCAACTTTCTCTGTTGTGGCTAAGCCCACAGTTTCAATATCGTTAG
- a CDS encoding GNAT family N-acetyltransferase, with product MKYSTRPAQPSDYEFLFELKKAAEFEPIKAVFGWDEQVQRDIHAEEWAEEWPEIIEYQGKAIGSVLLQDKGEHFYFCRFFLLPEYHGKGIGSQVLTDCLAHAAKLNKPVELCYLQGNRVGELYLRFGFEITSQNDQFVYMWRK from the coding sequence TTGAAGTATTCGACAAGACCCGCTCAGCCATCAGATTATGAATTTCTGTTCGAACTGAAAAAGGCGGCAGAGTTTGAACCTATTAAAGCTGTCTTTGGTTGGGATGAGCAAGTTCAGCGAGATATACATGCTGAAGAGTGGGCAGAAGAATGGCCTGAAATCATTGAATATCAGGGCAAAGCGATTGGTAGTGTGTTGTTGCAAGATAAAGGTGAGCACTTCTACTTTTGCCGATTTTTCTTGCTACCTGAATATCATGGTAAGGGTATTGGAAGCCAAGTTTTGACTGATTGTTTGGCTCACGCTGCCAAGCTCAATAAGCCAGTAGAGCTATGTTATCTGCAAGGTAACCGGGTTGGGGAGTTGTATCTCAGGTTTGGCTTTGAAATCACCTCGCAAAACGACCAGTTTGTTTATATGTGGCGTAAATAG
- a CDS encoding GNAT family N-acetyltransferase has product MDIVKADMAHSNAFHHYVQACIDDGLEIYTGISDGSDAYLERRIAYSKGECLPKGWTPASTYFCLELGRILGVIRVRHGTSPYIHDVIGHIGYETLSQARGRGVASHMLSWVQRHVLTESAIITCERGNIASQKVIEKCSGQFLNTFYSEQDRHEVLRYQLDRT; this is encoded by the coding sequence ATGGATATAGTCAAAGCTGACATGGCGCACTCAAATGCGTTCCACCATTATGTACAAGCTTGTATTGATGATGGACTCGAGATCTATACTGGTATTTCTGATGGCAGTGATGCCTATTTAGAAAGACGAATTGCTTATTCAAAAGGTGAGTGCCTGCCTAAAGGGTGGACGCCAGCATCTACTTATTTTTGTTTGGAGCTTGGACGTATTCTTGGTGTGATAAGAGTTCGGCATGGCACCAGTCCGTACATTCACGATGTCATTGGACATATCGGGTATGAGACCCTGTCGCAAGCCAGAGGGCGGGGTGTCGCAAGTCATATGTTGTCTTGGGTTCAACGTCATGTATTGACCGAAAGCGCTATCATTACCTGTGAGAGAGGCAATATTGCTTCGCAAAAGGTGATTGAGAAGTGCAGTGGTCAGTTCCTGAATACCTTTTACTCAGAGCAAGACAGACACGAAGTCCTACGTTACCAATTAGACCGAACATAA
- a CDS encoding N-acetyltransferase, translated as MIREYSAADTETVLDIWLTASIKAHDFMSPEFWELQVGNMRDIYLPASRTYVFQGDGEVRGFYSLYEGILAAIFVSPQHQGCGIGKQLMQHAKLECPNLSLNVYQENQATIEFYLSQGFEIVTEQADEHTGHQEYTMHLA; from the coding sequence ATGATCAGAGAATACAGCGCAGCCGACACCGAAACGGTTCTAGATATTTGGCTCACGGCTTCCATTAAGGCACACGACTTCATGTCGCCTGAATTTTGGGAGTTACAAGTGGGCAATATGCGCGATATCTACCTACCTGCCTCACGAACATACGTGTTCCAAGGTGATGGGGAAGTTCGTGGCTTTTATTCGCTCTATGAAGGGATCTTAGCGGCGATCTTTGTGAGCCCGCAGCATCAAGGTTGTGGCATCGGGAAACAGCTCATGCAACATGCCAAGCTTGAATGCCCGAATTTGTCTTTGAATGTGTACCAAGAGAATCAAGCGACCATTGAGTTCTACCTATCTCAAGGCTTTGAAATCGTGACTGAACAAGCTGATGAGCACACAGGGCACCAAGAGTACACCATGCACTTAGCCTAG